One window of Negativicutes bacterium genomic DNA carries:
- a CDS encoding ABC transporter substrate-binding protein, giving the protein MPARNKKIGGVTLNFKKKILAITTAVVGVAMMGALFTGCSSSKGNDKEIKVGANFELTGGVANYGNQALKGIKLAIKQANENGGVLGKQINLIVADNKSEASEAANAATKLISQDGVKVLLGPATTSNMLAASQIATDNKIPAITPTATNPKITVENGQVKPYIFRSCFIDPLQGEVMADFATKTLNVKTAAIYVDSSSDYSKGLAEVFAKKFAEAGGTIVAQESFLQKDQDFKSTLTKLKASNPEVIFIPAYYEEVGKIVKQARELGINAKLLGADGWDDSKLVDIAGAQPLNGTYFCSHYSEQDNDANVKDFIAAYKAEYGEEPNVFAALGYDAGKMLVDAIKRAGSDDPEKIRQALAETKNLQVGTGIITMDANHDPIKSAVVLEMKDGQKIFKQKINPNK; this is encoded by the coding sequence ATGCCAGCTCGGAACAAAAAAATAGGAGGGGTAACATTGAATTTTAAAAAGAAAATTCTGGCAATCACTACTGCAGTGGTTGGGGTAGCTATGATGGGTGCGTTATTTACCGGTTGTAGTTCATCGAAAGGTAATGACAAGGAGATTAAGGTCGGAGCAAACTTTGAATTGACCGGCGGTGTTGCTAATTATGGTAACCAAGCGTTAAAGGGTATTAAATTAGCAATCAAGCAAGCCAATGAAAATGGTGGCGTTTTAGGAAAACAAATTAATTTAATTGTTGCTGATAATAAATCAGAAGCATCTGAAGCTGCGAATGCAGCGACAAAACTTATTTCTCAAGATGGTGTAAAGGTATTGTTGGGACCGGCAACGACTTCAAATATGTTGGCAGCATCGCAAATTGCTACTGATAATAAAATTCCGGCAATTACACCAACTGCTACAAATCCAAAAATTACAGTGGAAAATGGTCAAGTAAAACCATATATTTTCCGCAGTTGCTTCATTGATCCATTACAAGGTGAGGTAATGGCAGATTTTGCAACAAAAACTTTAAATGTTAAAACTGCAGCAATTTATGTTGATAGCAGTTCAGATTATTCTAAAGGCTTAGCAGAAGTTTTTGCGAAGAAATTTGCTGAAGCTGGTGGTACAATTGTTGCACAAGAATCATTCTTACAAAAAGACCAAGACTTTAAATCAACTTTAACAAAACTAAAAGCAAGCAATCCTGAAGTTATTTTTATTCCTGCTTATTATGAAGAAGTTGGTAAAATTGTTAAGCAAGCTCGAGAATTAGGCATCAATGCAAAATTATTAGGTGCAGATGGTTGGGATGACAGTAAATTAGTTGATATTGCTGGTGCACAACCGCTGAATGGTACTTATTTCTGTAGCCATTATTCCGAACAAGATAATGATGCTAATGTAAAAGATTTTATTGCGGCGTATAAAGCTGAATATGGCGAAGAACCAAATGTTTTTGCAGCATTAGGCTATGATGCTGGAAAAATGTTAGTGGATGCGATTAAGCGTGCAGGTAGTGATGATCCAGAAAAAATTCGTCAAGCGTTAGCGGAAACTAAAAATTTACAAGTTGGTACTGGCATTATTACAATGGATGCAAATCATGATCCAATTAAGAGTGCGGTAGTTCTAGAAATGAAAGATGGACAAAAAATATTCAAACAAAAAATAAACCCTAATAAATAA
- a CDS encoding hemerythrin family protein has product MIRWQDKYALGVVEIDEQHRKLFEIAGEIEALLNDEFITDKYDDIVAILGELKDYTIQHFKDEEEFMLSNKFPMFLTHKMMHNDFVEKIESIDLSKVDNEQNLYLKEILNFVGEWLVEHILVEDAKYSIN; this is encoded by the coding sequence ATGATTAGATGGCAAGATAAATATGCATTAGGGGTAGTCGAAATTGATGAACAACACCGAAAATTATTTGAGATTGCTGGTGAAATAGAAGCTTTGTTAAATGATGAGTTTATCACTGATAAATATGATGATATTGTTGCAATATTAGGAGAACTGAAAGATTATACTATTCAACATTTTAAAGATGAAGAAGAATTTATGTTAAGTAATAAATTTCCAATGTTTTTAACGCATAAAATGATGCATAATGACTTTGTGGAAAAAATTGAAAGCATCGACTTATCAAAAGTTGATAATGAACAAAACTTATATTTAAAAGAAATTTTAAATTTTGTGGGTGAATGGCTGGTAGAACATATCTTAGTAGAAGATGCTAAATATTCGATTAATTAA